Proteins encoded within one genomic window of Nostoc sp. UHCC 0870:
- a CDS encoding helix-turn-helix domain-containing protein, with amino-acid sequence MSYKWTPQEIEILEEMAESYTAKQIAYRLKRRGYNRSLEGIRKKLHYLGYSVRPILDNYSCNEVAKVLQVDSGTVAAWVKRGWLKAIKPSVHQYQIKSQDLKRFLQNPPRRIRNLVASFDQQAVKYLVG; translated from the coding sequence ATGAGCTACAAATGGACTCCCCAAGAGATAGAAATTCTCGAAGAAATGGCTGAATCTTACACTGCAAAACAAATTGCATACAGACTAAAAAGACGAGGGTACAACCGTAGTCTCGAAGGCATCAGGAAAAAACTTCATTATTTGGGTTACTCTGTGCGTCCCATTCTTGATAACTACAGTTGTAATGAAGTCGCTAAAGTTTTGCAGGTAGATTCTGGTACTGTTGCGGCTTGGGTAAAACGAGGTTGGCTCAAAGCTATCAAACCATCTGTTCATCAGTACCAAATTAAAAGCCAAGATTTAAAGCGGTTTCTCCAAAATCCTCCTCGCAGGATTAGAAATCTCGTTGCTTCTTTTGATCAACAAGCCGTTAAATATTTAGTGGGTTAA
- a CDS encoding DUF1392 family protein produces the protein MTCIISTLEKNWYLSPLWGKKILPLEANLLERVYLKTTRTFGF, from the coding sequence ATGACCTGTATAATCTCTACCTTAGAAAAAAACTGGTATCTCTCTCCACTTTGGGGTAAAAAGATTCTGCCTCTTGAAGCTAATTTGTTAGAGCGGGTGTACCTGAAAACTACCAGAACTTTTGGCTTTTGA
- a CDS encoding MT-A70 family methyltransferase → MVRKFLNLGLKYGIGNFSKRCTHRKISEEILRTSGLCGERWTLTNESTILHSPRREHSRKLPQFFELVDKLCPDMTKLEMFARESRDGWDCWGDEADLFDELSA, encoded by the coding sequence ATGGTCAGAAAGTTTTTGAATTTGGGGCTTAAATATGGAATTGGGAATTTTTCAAAAAGATGCACTCATCGAAAAATTAGCGAAGAAATTCTACGCACTTCTGGGCTATGTGGTGAGAGATGGACACTCACTAACGAGTCCACAATCCTGCACTCTCCTCGCCGAGAACATTCGCGTAAGCTCCCTCAGTTTTTTGAACTCGTAGACAAACTCTGTCCAGACATGACCAAGCTGGAGATGTTCGCACGGGAGTCTAGGGACGGCTGGGACTGTTGGGGGGATGAAGCGGATTTGTTTGATGAATTGAGTGCTTAA
- a CDS encoding IS66 family transposase encodes MTQKLDSSKKLGEEILQTIEPKGIADESMRRTVEILLNLIEQLQAEVKELRDENQQLKDENNRLKGEKGQPDIKSSKKGFANNHSSEKERQTLKKHNKGSKKATVKINREQILEYPQDKLPADAEFKGYQEVIIQDITLGTDNVLFRKEKYYSPSVGKTYLAELPCGYEGEFGPGIKALVMSLYYGGNMTQGKLLEFLEDIGISISAGYLSNLLIKNHTDFESEKDEVYASGLESSPWQNFDQTGARVGGVNYTTNVVCNPFYTIYLTTAKKDRLSVVKVLQNATELELILNQLTDNLVETFQIPTKWKNALKLLPQETVLSEAEFNTLLDTYLPKLGSQHRTRIIEAAAIAFYHQQTDWPVVQTLVCDDAPQFKLLTDNIALCWVHEGRHYKKLTPYVACHQKALDKFLDDFWDYYRDLLAYKDAPSQQMAEKLRSEFWKLFDTQTGYQQLDERKQLTLLKISELLLVLEHPELPLHNNPAELAARTMVQRRNISYATQTLEGTQAWDTFMSLVATTRKLGISFFEYIRDRISQVGNIPSLATIIQEKSALNPFGFSLMTEELLTPEY; translated from the coding sequence ATGACGCAAAAGCTAGATTCGAGTAAAAAATTGGGAGAAGAGATACTGCAAACCATCGAGCCAAAAGGAATTGCAGATGAATCAATGCGTCGGACAGTAGAAATATTACTGAACCTAATAGAGCAATTGCAAGCAGAAGTCAAAGAATTACGAGATGAAAATCAACAGTTAAAAGATGAAAACAACCGCCTGAAAGGAGAAAAAGGTCAACCAGACATCAAAAGCAGCAAGAAAGGATTTGCCAACAATCACTCATCAGAAAAAGAACGACAGACTCTAAAAAAGCACAACAAAGGCAGTAAGAAAGCGACAGTTAAAATAAATAGAGAACAAATATTGGAATATCCCCAGGACAAACTGCCAGCAGACGCAGAGTTTAAAGGCTATCAAGAAGTAATCATCCAAGACATCACCTTGGGAACGGACAACGTATTATTCCGTAAAGAGAAATACTACTCACCTTCAGTGGGAAAAACCTATTTAGCAGAACTGCCTTGCGGTTACGAAGGAGAATTCGGTCCGGGAATAAAAGCTTTGGTGATGAGCCTATACTATGGGGGCAACATGACCCAAGGCAAATTATTAGAGTTTTTAGAAGATATTGGGATATCCATATCAGCCGGATATTTATCGAACCTACTGATTAAAAACCACACTGATTTTGAAAGCGAGAAAGATGAAGTATATGCGTCGGGACTAGAGAGCAGTCCTTGGCAAAACTTCGACCAAACTGGTGCGCGGGTGGGTGGGGTGAACTATACCACTAATGTAGTCTGCAACCCTTTCTATACAATCTACCTGACCACTGCCAAAAAAGACAGATTGAGTGTAGTAAAAGTATTGCAAAATGCCACAGAACTGGAGTTGATTCTCAATCAACTTACAGACAATTTAGTGGAGACTTTCCAAATCCCGACTAAATGGAAAAATGCTCTTAAACTATTACCTCAAGAAACTGTGTTGAGTGAAGCAGAGTTTAATACTCTACTTGATACATATCTACCCAAACTAGGTTCTCAACACCGGACTCGGATTATAGAAGCAGCAGCGATTGCTTTTTATCATCAACAAACTGATTGGCCAGTGGTGCAAACTCTCGTTTGTGATGATGCTCCTCAGTTCAAATTACTGACTGATAATATCGCTTTGTGTTGGGTGCATGAAGGACGACATTACAAAAAGTTGACCCCTTATGTTGCTTGTCACCAAAAAGCTCTTGATAAATTCCTGGATGATTTCTGGGATTACTACCGAGACTTGCTGGCTTACAAAGATGCACCCAGTCAACAGATGGCAGAAAAACTCCGGTCTGAGTTTTGGAAACTTTTCGATACTCAAACCGGTTATCAACAGTTGGATGAGCGAAAACAATTAACGCTGCTGAAAATTTCGGAGTTGCTTTTAGTCTTAGAGCATCCTGAATTACCTTTGCATAATAATCCGGCGGAGTTAGCTGCTAGGACAATGGTGCAACGGCGTAATATTAGTTATGCCACTCAAACTCTAGAAGGTACTCAGGCTTGGGATACTTTTATGTCTCTTGTTGCTACTACTCGTAAGTTGGGAATTAGCTTTTTTGAGTATATCCGTGACCGGATTTCTCAGGTTGGGAATATTCCTTCTTTAGCAACTATTATTCAGGAAAAATCTGCTCTCAATCCTTTTGGTTTTTCATTGATGACTGAAGAACTCCTTACCCCGGAATATTGA
- the iscB gene encoding RNA-guided endonuclease IscB, producing MYVFVLDKNKQPLDPCHPARARELLKRGRAAVYKRYPFTIIVKNRELENSVTHQHRVKIDPGSRTTGMTLLQENTARCVFACEISHRGFQIREALLSRRQLRSSRRSRKTRYRKARFLNRTRPNGWLPPSLQSRIENVLTWVNRLRRICPITAISQELVKFDLQKLEQPEIQGVDYQRGELFGFEVKQYLLVKWQHQCVYCGVKDVPLQIEHIVAKSCGGTNRVSNLTLACPKCNQAKGNQPIESFLSKKPDLLNRILAQAKKPLVDATAVNATRWKLYRRLQQTNLPVEVGSGGRTKWNRVNRGIDKSHWADSLCIGASTPEKLIIKNIRPLLINAKGHGIRQRCRPDKFGFPKAHAHRAKSFQGFTTGDIVKARIPTGKFAGRYTGRIAIRFRPNFVLHTLDKKFDVHPKYLKIIHKADGYEYKQ from the coding sequence ATGTACGTTTTCGTATTAGATAAAAATAAGCAACCACTTGACCCATGCCATCCAGCAAGGGCGAGGGAGTTATTGAAGCGGGGTCGCGCTGCGGTCTATAAACGCTACCCCTTTACGATTATTGTCAAGAACAGAGAATTAGAAAATTCAGTTACACATCAACATCGAGTAAAAATTGACCCAGGCAGTCGCACTACAGGGATGACTCTACTACAAGAAAATACCGCCAGATGTGTATTTGCTTGTGAGATAAGTCATCGTGGGTTTCAAATCAGAGAAGCACTTTTATCAAGAAGGCAATTAAGAAGTTCAAGGCGATCGCGTAAAACACGTTACCGCAAAGCGCGATTTCTCAATAGAACTCGTCCCAATGGTTGGCTACCACCATCATTACAATCTCGAATTGAAAATGTTTTGACTTGGGTAAATAGGCTACGTCGTATTTGTCCAATCACTGCCATTTCTCAAGAGTTGGTTAAATTTGACTTACAAAAACTAGAACAACCAGAAATTCAAGGTGTGGATTATCAACGTGGTGAGCTATTTGGTTTTGAAGTTAAACAATATCTGTTAGTCAAGTGGCAACATCAATGTGTTTATTGTGGTGTCAAAGATGTCCCACTACAAATCGAACATATTGTTGCTAAATCCTGCGGTGGTACTAATCGTGTGAGCAATTTGACATTAGCTTGTCCTAAATGTAATCAAGCTAAAGGTAATCAACCAATTGAATCATTTCTCAGCAAAAAACCTGATTTGTTAAATCGTATCCTGGCTCAAGCTAAAAAACCTTTAGTTGATGCCACTGCGGTTAATGCAACTCGTTGGAAATTATACCGTAGATTACAACAAACTAATTTACCTGTAGAAGTTGGCAGTGGTGGACGAACCAAGTGGAATCGGGTCAACAGAGGAATTGATAAGTCTCACTGGGCTGATTCTTTATGTATAGGAGCGAGTACACCAGAAAAACTAATTATCAAAAATATTAGACCTTTGTTGATTAATGCCAAAGGTCACGGTATTCGTCAACGCTGTCGCCCAGATAAGTTTGGCTTTCCTAAAGCTCATGCACATAGAGCTAAATCCTTTCAAGGTTTTACCACTGGTGATATTGTCAAAGCTCGTATCCCTACTGGTAAATTCGCTGGAAGATATACAGGCAGAATTGCCATTAGATTCCGCCCTAACTTTGTTTTACACACTTTAGATAAAAAGTTTGATGTTCATCCTAAATACCTAAAAATCATACACAAAGCTGACGGTTATGAATACAAACAATGA
- a CDS encoding GIY-YIG nuclease family protein has product MILSEEILQHYRSNQGYVYLIHAEGTNRYKIGRSVNPVTRLEQLKAQSPYPLRIIDSFWTPDAINDEKYFHEQYKEYRRFGEWFEFSDSSLPDWNHSHSDSQEQLLEKYSQSLDYVKDSFYLFRKEAQNISDNIAFEVTKNLINNNEFQSFVISIPPNFNFSVKLLLKVKFKTIFYENILQINTLKSLQYICDFGIKHWANCVMTTFEKSKIFQKEITLDELEISIRSTIAGFSACLSGGVIV; this is encoded by the coding sequence ATGATTTTATCAGAAGAAATACTTCAACATTATCGTTCAAATCAAGGATATGTCTACCTGATTCATGCAGAAGGAACAAACCGCTATAAGATTGGGCGGAGCGTGAATCCTGTCACACGTCTTGAACAGCTTAAAGCTCAATCTCCTTATCCATTACGAATAATTGATTCATTTTGGACACCAGACGCAATTAATGATGAAAAATATTTTCACGAACAGTATAAAGAATATCGAAGATTTGGGGAATGGTTTGAATTTTCTGATTCCAGTCTGCCTGACTGGAATCATTCACATTCTGATTCGCAAGAACAATTGCTAGAAAAATACTCTCAAAGTCTTGATTATGTTAAGGATAGCTTTTATTTATTCAGAAAAGAAGCACAAAATATTTCTGACAATATAGCTTTTGAAGTAACTAAAAACTTAATTAATAACAATGAGTTCCAAAGTTTTGTGATTTCAATTCCTCCGAATTTTAATTTCTCTGTAAAACTATTATTGAAAGTAAAGTTTAAAACGATTTTCTATGAAAACATTCTTCAGATTAATACTTTAAAATCTCTCCAATATATTTGCGATTTTGGGATAAAACATTGGGCTAACTGCGTTATGACAACTTTTGAAAAATCCAAGATTTTTCAGAAGGAAATAACATTGGATGAACTTGAGATATCTATTAGAAGCACTATTGCTGGATTTTCTGCGTGCTTAAGTGGAGGTGTAATCGTATGA